A window of Candidatus Vicinibacter proximus contains these coding sequences:
- a CDS encoding excinuclease ABC subunit C, translating to MTFEDYKSLAPILPGEPGIYKFLDGKGIILYVGKAKNLKNRISSYFGDKKQITGKTKALVKTAHRIEYTLVETEHDALLLEATLIKKNQPRYNVMLKDGKSYTYICIKNESFPRVFFTRRVIRDGSTYFGPYTSKHRTETILDLVKKLFPLRTCALNLSEMQILKNKYKVCLEYHIKNCNGPCVGLEEALLYNERIAQIKNILRGHFKPVKDYIFQMMSTCAEKLDFEKAQQWKEKLMVMEDYQSKSTVVSTSIADVDVFSIAQDEENAYINFMKVINGSINQTITIEADINLEEDSSIMLSLAVEKIRNQYNSIAPEIIVPFLINPQEGNPIITIPQRGDKKKLLELSEKNSQYFLLQRRKEKINRTAKQSPAERILSTLKRDLNMEDMPLYIECFDNSNIQGANPVSACVVFRNAKPSKREYRHFNVKTVIGPDDFSTMEEVVFRRYKRLLDENARLPQLVIIDGGKGQLSSAMKSIDALGLRGKLVIIGIAKKLEEIYFPEDPVPLHINKKSESLKLIQQLRNEAHRFGISFHRSQRSRSMIRTELNEIQGIGEKTAQKLLSHFGSVKQIQSADSEEIKNLVGQAITKKLLDHFNKISFE from the coding sequence ATGACATTTGAAGATTATAAAAGTCTTGCACCTATTTTGCCCGGAGAACCTGGAATTTACAAGTTTTTGGATGGGAAAGGGATAATTCTATACGTTGGTAAAGCAAAAAATTTAAAAAACAGAATTAGCTCTTATTTTGGCGACAAAAAGCAAATAACCGGGAAGACCAAAGCACTTGTTAAAACAGCTCATCGAATTGAATATACGCTTGTTGAGACTGAACATGATGCATTACTGCTGGAAGCAACTTTAATAAAAAAGAACCAACCTAGGTATAATGTAATGCTAAAGGATGGTAAGAGTTATACATACATTTGTATTAAAAATGAATCCTTTCCACGGGTATTTTTCACCAGAAGAGTAATTCGGGATGGGTCAACTTATTTTGGACCCTACACATCCAAGCACAGAACTGAGACCATACTTGATTTGGTTAAAAAATTATTTCCTCTAAGAACATGTGCACTGAATTTGTCTGAAATGCAGATACTAAAAAATAAATACAAGGTTTGCCTGGAGTATCACATTAAAAATTGTAATGGGCCTTGTGTTGGTCTTGAGGAGGCATTACTTTATAATGAACGGATTGCGCAAATTAAAAATATTCTTAGAGGTCATTTCAAGCCGGTGAAAGATTATATTTTTCAAATGATGTCTACATGTGCAGAGAAACTGGATTTTGAGAAAGCCCAGCAATGGAAGGAAAAACTGATGGTCATGGAAGATTATCAAAGTAAAAGTACTGTAGTAAGCACATCTATTGCAGATGTAGATGTCTTTTCGATAGCACAAGATGAAGAAAACGCTTACATCAATTTTATGAAGGTAATAAATGGATCTATCAATCAAACCATTACTATAGAGGCGGATATCAACCTTGAAGAAGATAGTTCCATCATGTTGTCACTTGCTGTTGAAAAAATTCGCAATCAGTACAATAGTATTGCTCCCGAAATTATTGTTCCATTTTTGATTAATCCTCAAGAGGGAAACCCCATCATTACAATTCCTCAAAGAGGGGATAAAAAGAAATTGCTTGAGTTGTCTGAAAAGAATTCACAATATTTTCTTTTGCAAAGAAGGAAGGAAAAGATTAACAGGACAGCAAAACAATCCCCGGCTGAGCGAATACTTAGTACATTAAAAAGAGATCTCAATATGGAAGATATGCCTCTGTATATTGAGTGTTTTGACAATTCCAACATACAGGGTGCAAATCCAGTTTCTGCATGTGTGGTATTTAGAAATGCAAAACCTTCTAAAAGGGAATACAGACATTTCAATGTGAAAACAGTGATTGGTCCGGATGATTTCTCCACCATGGAAGAGGTAGTATTTCGCCGATATAAACGGTTGTTGGACGAAAATGCAAGATTGCCACAATTAGTCATCATTGATGGAGGAAAGGGTCAACTATCATCTGCCATGAAATCTATCGATGCACTGGGTCTGAGAGGAAAGTTGGTCATCATAGGTATTGCCAAGAAACTTGAAGAGATCTATTTTCCGGAAGATCCTGTTCCCTTACACATCAATAAAAAATCCGAAAGCCTAAAACTTATCCAACAATTAAGAAATGAAGCGCATAGATTTGGAATTAGTTTTCACCGGAGCCAAAGGTCCAGATCAATGATTCGTACTGAACTGAACGAAATTCAGGGTATTGGTGAAAAAACAGCCCAAAAATTATTGAGCCATTTTGGTTCTGTAAAGCAAATTCAATCTGCAGACAGTGAAGAAATCAAAAATCTAGTCGGACAAGCCATCACCAAAAAATTACTGGACCATTTTAACAAAATCAGCTTTGAATAA
- a CDS encoding bifunctional folylpolyglutamate synthase/dihydrofolate synthase, with protein MKYSEAINYMYSQLPMFHRIGKEALKKDLTNIKQLCNYFEHPEKSLKCIHIAGTNGKGSVSHMLASVLTAHGYKTGLYVSPHYRDFRERIKINGKLISKRYVSDFISEHKIFIEQLNPSFFEITVALAFKYFKEQEVDYAIIETGLGGRLDSTNIIEPILSVITNITWDHSDVLGDSLDKIAREKAGIIKKLVPVVIGRKQKETSEIFKEFAESNKSNIYFAEDIVTLDHEQNAEEEIDLIHVRGKFKFAPDLKGPYQLENYRTAFAAIVILQKLNILPNDLDKVKDGFEHVKLYSSIIGRWELRSGEIDELYDSAHNEDGVRQLVTWLSMQTYQKVHIVCGFVKDKDLQKVLEQFPPSAQYYFAQAKIPRALDAQILCAEAANYNLTGKAYKTVSGALKAARNNSEKGDLIIVTGSIFIVAEII; from the coding sequence ATGAAATATTCTGAGGCTATAAATTATATGTACAGCCAGCTTCCTATGTTCCACCGTATAGGTAAAGAAGCATTGAAAAAAGATCTAACCAATATTAAACAACTTTGCAATTATTTTGAGCATCCTGAAAAAAGTTTGAAGTGCATACACATTGCCGGAACCAACGGTAAAGGTTCAGTTTCTCATATGTTGGCTTCCGTTTTGACAGCCCATGGCTATAAAACCGGACTTTATGTTTCACCTCATTACAGGGATTTCAGGGAAAGAATTAAAATAAATGGTAAATTAATTTCAAAAAGATATGTAAGTGATTTTATATCTGAGCATAAAATTTTTATTGAACAACTTAACCCTTCATTTTTTGAAATTACAGTAGCGCTAGCATTTAAGTACTTCAAAGAACAAGAGGTAGATTATGCAATCATAGAGACAGGTTTAGGGGGAAGATTAGATTCGACGAATATTATTGAACCAATATTGAGTGTAATAACCAATATAACATGGGATCATTCGGATGTGTTAGGGGATAGTTTAGACAAAATTGCCAGAGAGAAAGCAGGAATAATTAAAAAACTGGTCCCGGTAGTTATAGGTAGAAAGCAAAAAGAGACCTCAGAGATATTTAAAGAATTTGCAGAATCAAATAAAAGTAATATTTATTTTGCAGAAGATATAGTCACTTTGGATCATGAACAAAATGCTGAAGAAGAAATTGATTTAATACATGTAAGGGGAAAGTTTAAATTCGCCCCTGACCTAAAAGGTCCTTATCAGCTGGAGAATTATCGAACAGCATTTGCAGCAATAGTCATCCTTCAAAAATTAAATATTTTACCCAATGATTTGGATAAAGTAAAAGATGGTTTTGAACATGTTAAATTATATTCATCGATTATTGGAAGATGGGAATTAAGAAGTGGGGAAATAGATGAATTATATGACTCTGCGCACAATGAGGATGGGGTAAGACAATTGGTCACATGGCTTTCCATGCAAACCTACCAGAAAGTGCATATTGTATGTGGATTTGTAAAGGACAAAGATCTGCAAAAGGTACTGGAGCAATTTCCTCCTTCTGCTCAATATTATTTTGCGCAGGCTAAAATACCCAGAGCATTGGACGCACAAATTCTTTGTGCAGAAGCAGCTAATTATAATTTAACCGGCAAGGCTTACAAAACAGTAAGTGGGGCGCTAAAAGCCGCAAGAAACAATTCAGAAAAAGGAGACCTGATTATTGTAACAGGCAGTATTTTTATTGTAGCAGAAATTATTTAA
- the porQ gene encoding type IX secretion system protein PorQ, whose amino-acid sequence MPDFKPVQYTTSLINLSTEQNRVISTFTILAFFLTSCFIPEAKAQTGGYASYFFLNLSPSSRNTALGSHAMSYSSYDAGTALLNPALINEKMSTSLNFSHQFYFSQIGSGHFSYTLKPGRWGLQWQAGIQYLNSSSIPLADIYGQINGEFKVRESAFYIGGAKQLNERIRAGANINYIFSSLGLASSNALGLSIGMQYYNPVNKTSLAFVVRNLGFSFDAYEKVRENLPLTLELGISKRLKHLPFIYHITAHHLERWNVRYDDPLISQSGNLFEEIKNKSDFNKISDNILRHLAFGGEMLLGKKEAISLRIGYNHLRRKELNAKDYASFSGLSFGMGFKISKFKLDYSYALYHIAGGTNQLTLQTQLSSFIKERNL is encoded by the coding sequence ATGCCTGATTTTAAACCAGTACAATACACCACTTCGTTAATTAATTTGTCTACAGAACAAAATAGAGTTATTTCAACTTTTACTATTCTTGCTTTCTTTTTGACATCTTGTTTTATTCCTGAAGCAAAGGCACAAACCGGAGGTTATGCTTCATACTTTTTTTTAAATCTCTCTCCATCTTCAAGAAATACTGCACTTGGATCACACGCAATGTCTTATTCAAGTTACGATGCGGGAACGGCATTACTAAATCCAGCTTTGATCAATGAAAAAATGAGTACCTCACTTAATTTTTCACATCAATTTTATTTTAGCCAAATTGGATCAGGGCACTTTTCTTATACTCTTAAACCCGGAAGATGGGGTCTCCAATGGCAGGCCGGAATTCAATACCTAAATTCCTCCTCCATTCCATTGGCAGATATTTATGGTCAGATTAATGGAGAATTTAAAGTTAGGGAATCTGCTTTTTACATTGGCGGAGCGAAACAATTGAATGAAAGAATAAGGGCTGGAGCAAATATTAATTATATTTTTAGCAGCCTTGGTCTTGCGAGCTCTAATGCTTTGGGTTTAAGCATTGGGATGCAGTATTATAATCCAGTAAATAAAACATCGTTGGCATTTGTAGTTCGAAATCTTGGTTTTAGCTTTGATGCTTATGAAAAAGTAAGAGAAAATTTACCATTGACTTTGGAATTAGGTATTTCAAAGCGATTGAAGCATTTACCTTTTATCTATCATATAACTGCCCATCACCTAGAGCGATGGAATGTCAGGTATGATGACCCCCTTATCAGTCAATCTGGCAACTTATTTGAGGAGATAAAGAACAAAAGTGATTTTAATAAAATAAGCGATAATATCTTAAGACATCTTGCCTTTGGAGGTGAGATGCTCTTAGGTAAAAAGGAAGCCATCAGTCTGAGAATAGGTTATAATCATCTTCGTCGTAAGGAACTTAATGCAAAGGATTACGCCTCTTTTTCTGGTTTGTCTTTTGGCATGGGATTTAAAATATCTAAGTTTAAATTAGATTATTCTTATGCACTTTACCATATTGCAGGTGGCACAAACCAGCTAACATTACAGACACAATTGAGTAGTTTTATAAAGGAACGGAATTTATAA
- a CDS encoding peptidylprolyl isomerase: protein MGLITSIRKRLWVVTVLMALALVGFIVMDMSSGRSSWFFNNPDSIGEVAGEKISWKEFQKTENVLYRNADVDFFGRKEYIWHQALERAIFEKESKYNGIGVSEAELRELEFGNNLSPIIERNFRDPNTGQVLREQLNQFQKGIENQDLPPEAKEFWAVQEKEIIKDRMGKKLENIVRNALYMPNFMVERHFEESNAKVSFVFSRLPYDLIKNEELDIKDEDIEKYIAKKASIFRNDEETRDIKYAVISVSPSSSDSAAIRKILEDKKESFRIASKDSTFIVTNLGKWDEAYSTTSEIPLSIKDSILNMNVGDVFGPYVEAGEYRLSKILGKKILPDSVKSRHILRRVSTREEYASASKLIDSLKTLIESGKGRFDSLAMQFSQDPGSGIKGGDLGYTTLGTMVKPFNDIIFYKGETGKLYVVPTQFGLHLIQITDQKFISKQPGIRLGTIVEAIQPGDEVLDSKLSEAQRLVEEHNSLASLEKAIDDGNTYVLEMAGNIKANDYKLGKLGENASNTCRDIIRWAFEKKTKVGDVSPEVYSLQDPVKKFTNRFIVAALSGINPKGLPKAAAVRDLVIEDVRKDKKFEILKSKIGTVTDINGKYGEYEVKVDSASETTVNGQQIPDYGYEPDLVPQIVKQGKGNVGGPYRGESGVYVAKLLDITTPGKAANLENFRRFYKHTASSTCMSYLVQALKKNYKVKDMRSKFY from the coding sequence ATGGGATTAATTACGAGTATTAGAAAACGTCTATGGGTAGTAACAGTGCTGATGGCACTGGCATTAGTGGGTTTTATTGTAATGGACATGAGTTCCGGAAGGTCTTCCTGGTTTTTTAATAACCCGGATAGTATTGGGGAGGTAGCGGGTGAAAAAATCAGTTGGAAAGAATTTCAAAAAACTGAAAATGTTTTGTACCGTAATGCTGATGTTGACTTTTTTGGTCGAAAAGAGTACATATGGCATCAGGCTTTAGAAAGGGCTATTTTTGAAAAAGAGTCAAAATATAACGGTATTGGTGTTAGTGAGGCCGAACTTCGTGAGTTAGAATTTGGCAACAACCTTTCTCCTATAATTGAAAGAAATTTCAGGGATCCTAATACAGGTCAGGTATTGAGGGAACAATTGAATCAATTCCAAAAAGGTATTGAGAACCAGGACCTCCCGCCAGAAGCTAAAGAGTTCTGGGCTGTTCAGGAAAAAGAAATAATCAAGGACAGAATGGGTAAAAAGTTGGAAAACATTGTCCGAAATGCTTTATACATGCCTAATTTCATGGTAGAACGCCACTTTGAAGAAAGTAATGCCAAGGTGAGTTTTGTATTCAGTAGATTACCTTATGATTTGATTAAAAATGAAGAATTGGACATCAAGGATGAAGACATTGAGAAATATATTGCTAAAAAAGCGTCCATTTTTAGAAATGATGAAGAAACCAGAGATATCAAGTATGCTGTAATTTCTGTTTCACCTTCTTCTTCCGATTCTGCAGCAATCAGAAAAATTCTTGAGGATAAAAAGGAGTCTTTTCGCATTGCATCAAAGGATTCAACTTTTATTGTAACCAATTTAGGTAAATGGGATGAGGCCTATTCTACTACTTCTGAAATTCCTTTAAGTATCAAAGACAGCATATTGAACATGAATGTCGGAGATGTTTTTGGACCATATGTGGAGGCTGGTGAGTATAGATTAAGTAAGATATTAGGCAAAAAAATTCTTCCGGATTCAGTAAAATCCCGTCATATTCTACGTCGGGTGAGTACGAGAGAAGAGTACGCATCTGCTTCTAAATTAATCGATAGTCTCAAAACATTGATTGAGAGTGGTAAGGGACGTTTTGACTCATTAGCCATGCAATTTAGCCAGGATCCTGGTTCTGGCATTAAAGGTGGAGATCTTGGTTATACCACCCTTGGTACTATGGTTAAGCCTTTCAACGATATTATATTCTATAAAGGTGAGACAGGAAAACTATATGTAGTACCGACTCAGTTTGGTCTGCACCTCATTCAGATTACCGATCAAAAATTCATCAGTAAACAACCAGGAATCCGATTAGGTACAATTGTGGAAGCTATTCAGCCGGGAGATGAAGTATTGGATAGTAAATTAAGTGAAGCACAAAGGTTGGTGGAGGAACATAATTCATTGGCTTCTTTGGAAAAAGCAATAGATGATGGAAACACCTATGTGCTTGAGATGGCGGGCAATATAAAAGCGAATGATTACAAGCTTGGCAAACTTGGAGAAAACGCCAGCAATACATGCAGGGATATAATCCGCTGGGCATTTGAGAAAAAGACAAAAGTTGGTGATGTCTCTCCGGAAGTTTATTCACTACAGGACCCTGTTAAAAAATTTACTAATCGTTTCATCGTAGCTGCACTTTCAGGAATTAATCCTAAGGGATTGCCAAAGGCAGCGGCTGTGAGAGATCTTGTGATAGAGGACGTCAGAAAAGACAAAAAATTCGAGATCCTAAAATCTAAAATTGGAACTGTAACAGATATTAACGGGAAATACGGAGAATACGAAGTGAAGGTTGATTCAGCAAGTGAAACTACTGTTAATGGTCAGCAGATTCCAGATTATGGTTATGAACCCGATTTAGTTCCACAGATTGTTAAACAAGGTAAAGGAAATGTTGGAGGCCCTTATCGAGGGGAAAGTGGTGTTTATGTCGCTAAGTTGTTAGATATAACTACCCCTGGAAAAGCAGCAAATCTCGAAAATTTCCGAAGATTTTACAAACACACAGCTTCCAGTACTTGTATGAGTTACCTTGTACAGGCATTAAAGAAGAACTATAAAGTTAAGGATATGAGATCTAAGTTTTATTAA
- a CDS encoding toxin-antitoxin system YwqK family antitoxin, with translation MNFLSSVLKFALFILIALSCNRVKVIEIKNDQGVLIERITTSLRDTGRLKDGFYEKFDELGRLLESANYKDGKLDGERKIYEKGLLYSLENYKMDLFDGPYKVFYPNGQLQLECKYINNEMSGTLKAYYPGGQLKEIVQMNGSQENGPFEEYYENGKIKAQGSYKNGPNEEGLLNLYDSLGTLIKKMNCKEGICSTIWSTELDSTKTN, from the coding sequence ATGAATTTCCTATCATCCGTATTAAAATTCGCCCTTTTTATTTTAATTGCACTCTCGTGTAACAGAGTAAAAGTCATTGAGATTAAGAATGATCAGGGGGTTTTGATAGAAAGGATTACCACTAGCCTTAGAGATACCGGAAGACTAAAGGATGGGTTTTATGAAAAATTTGATGAACTAGGGCGACTTTTGGAAAGTGCAAATTATAAGGATGGAAAGTTAGATGGAGAAAGAAAAATTTATGAAAAAGGCCTACTTTATAGCCTTGAAAATTATAAAATGGATTTATTTGACGGACCATACAAAGTTTTCTACCCAAACGGGCAACTCCAACTTGAGTGCAAATATATTAATAACGAAATGAGTGGTACATTGAAAGCATATTATCCTGGTGGACAACTTAAGGAGATTGTGCAGATGAATGGAAGTCAGGAAAATGGACCTTTCGAGGAGTATTATGAAAACGGAAAAATTAAGGCTCAGGGGTCATATAAGAATGGTCCAAACGAAGAAGGATTACTTAATTTATACGACAGCCTTGGAACTTTAATAAAAAAAATGAACTGCAAGGAGGGAATCTGTTCCACCATCTGGTCAACAGAATTGGATAGCACTAAAACTAATTGA
- a CDS encoding FAD-binding protein, whose protein sequence is MKDTFEELRNTLSGDFYDDPLYTGIYATDASNYQIKPKAVICPRTEEDVEIVMKYAYEHHIPLLARGGGTSLVGQTVGEGFILDFTKYMNSILELNPEQKWAWVQPGLVRDDLNKQLSVHSLHFAPDPATSSRAAMGGMIANNSSGTRSIMYGKTLDHVLELKVMLDDGSVLLCKDVSGRELEQKLEMKSREGDLYRTLFRIVNENQAEIADKFPKVMRRVGGYNLDEFLGQTWNLSRLIVGSESTLAIILEAKINLVPNPKFQSVCVVHFHSFYDSIAHVREIVKFGPAAVELLDGMLIERSRENLETKNYCDFIEGDPQGALIVEFYGESKEDAEFKANQMIADLKEQNLGYAHPLFSDKQKIENIFTVRKKGLGLLMGVKGNRKPIAFIEDAAVPLESLADYIMEVFEVCREHDTPVIAYAHASVGLLHVKPLLDLRDQEDIERMKKISLATLELVKKYKGSWSGEHGDGLARSPYNESFFGSKLYQAFKEVKSVFDPRNILNPGKIVDAPSVDKNLRYGPSYKDKAVKTMFHYRAEGGFHDAVHLCNGVGECRKTMGGTMCPSFRASLDEKDSTRARANALRLAISGQLDNLGLNSPHLLEVMDLCLSCKACKSECPSNVDMAKLKSEVLHHQHQENGVGMADRLILYQHKLSNMASGTLSPLANSLLKSNWFRKLLEHFSGLDARRVLPLYSSKPFQLKTNKDIRSGTRQVVLFADTYIKFHDPEIGHSAKSLLEYLGYDVHIFQEGCCQRPAISRGLLEHAKTEGRKTLESLESYMKAGLPILVCEPSCASSLKDDLADLMDDENWLSYSHLIFLLEDFLMIEKSKGNLTKEIKFKSGSYLMHGHCHQKSIFTTASIHQLFNQQSDVVLKEINSGCCGMAGSFGYEKEHYVVSEKIGNLSLLPEIREANKNEFILAQGFSCRHQIEHFTGRKPIHWVESVDTNH, encoded by the coding sequence ATGAAAGATACATTTGAAGAACTGCGTAATACCTTATCTGGTGACTTTTATGATGACCCTTTATATACCGGTATTTATGCGACAGATGCCAGCAATTATCAAATAAAGCCGAAAGCAGTCATTTGCCCCAGGACGGAGGAGGATGTTGAAATTGTTATGAAATATGCTTATGAACATCATATACCTTTACTGGCAAGAGGTGGAGGTACCAGTTTAGTAGGACAAACAGTGGGAGAAGGGTTTATCCTGGATTTTACAAAATACATGAATTCAATCTTGGAGCTTAATCCGGAGCAGAAATGGGCATGGGTCCAACCAGGTCTTGTGCGGGATGATCTAAACAAGCAATTATCGGTTCATAGTCTTCATTTTGCCCCGGATCCTGCGACCAGTAGCAGGGCTGCTATGGGCGGTATGATAGCCAATAATTCATCTGGCACAAGGAGCATAATGTATGGTAAAACATTAGATCATGTACTGGAATTGAAAGTTATGCTTGATGACGGAAGTGTCCTTCTGTGTAAAGATGTAAGTGGAAGGGAATTAGAGCAAAAGCTTGAAATGAAAAGTCGGGAAGGAGATCTCTACCGTACATTATTTCGTATTGTAAATGAAAATCAAGCTGAAATCGCAGATAAGTTTCCAAAGGTCATGCGAAGGGTTGGAGGATATAACCTCGATGAGTTTTTAGGGCAAACATGGAATCTGAGTAGGTTAATTGTTGGAAGTGAAAGCACACTTGCCATAATTTTAGAGGCAAAAATTAATTTGGTACCTAATCCAAAATTTCAGTCTGTATGTGTAGTTCACTTTCATTCTTTTTATGATTCAATTGCACATGTTAGAGAAATCGTAAAGTTTGGTCCTGCTGCAGTAGAGTTACTTGATGGAATGTTGATTGAACGAAGCAGAGAAAACCTGGAAACTAAAAATTATTGTGACTTTATAGAAGGAGATCCACAAGGAGCATTAATTGTAGAATTTTACGGTGAATCAAAGGAGGATGCTGAATTCAAAGCAAATCAAATGATTGCTGACCTTAAAGAGCAAAATCTTGGTTATGCCCACCCGCTATTTTCGGATAAACAGAAAATTGAAAACATTTTTACCGTCCGTAAAAAAGGATTAGGACTTTTAATGGGTGTAAAAGGGAATAGAAAACCCATTGCTTTTATTGAAGACGCAGCAGTTCCTTTAGAGAGTCTGGCTGACTATATCATGGAAGTTTTTGAAGTGTGCAGGGAGCATGACACTCCGGTGATTGCATATGCACACGCAAGTGTAGGATTATTACATGTTAAACCATTACTTGATCTCAGGGACCAGGAGGACATTGAGAGAATGAAAAAGATTTCTCTCGCTACACTTGAGTTGGTAAAAAAATATAAAGGATCCTGGAGCGGAGAGCATGGTGATGGCTTGGCTCGCAGTCCTTATAATGAATCATTTTTTGGTAGTAAACTATACCAAGCTTTCAAAGAGGTAAAATCGGTTTTTGACCCTAGAAATATTCTCAATCCAGGAAAAATTGTAGACGCCCCCTCTGTAGATAAAAACCTTAGATATGGTCCTTCTTACAAGGACAAAGCTGTTAAAACAATGTTCCACTATCGTGCTGAGGGTGGTTTTCATGATGCAGTCCATCTTTGTAATGGGGTAGGAGAATGCAGAAAAACGATGGGAGGAACGATGTGTCCCAGTTTCAGAGCGAGTTTGGATGAGAAAGACAGCACAAGAGCCAGGGCAAACGCATTAAGGCTCGCCATAAGTGGGCAATTGGATAATTTGGGACTTAACAGTCCTCATTTATTGGAAGTGATGGATCTTTGTCTTTCATGCAAAGCATGTAAATCTGAATGTCCAAGTAATGTAGATATGGCAAAGCTTAAGTCTGAGGTTTTACATCATCAACATCAGGAAAATGGAGTGGGTATGGCAGACAGGCTGATTCTTTATCAACACAAGTTATCTAATATGGCAAGTGGAACACTATCACCTTTGGCGAATTCACTTTTAAAAAGTAATTGGTTTAGAAAGTTATTGGAACATTTTTCAGGTTTGGATGCAAGAAGGGTCTTACCACTTTATTCATCTAAACCATTCCAACTTAAAACAAATAAGGATATTAGGAGTGGTACCCGACAAGTGGTTCTTTTTGCAGATACTTATATAAAATTCCATGACCCGGAAATTGGACATTCTGCAAAAAGTTTATTAGAGTATTTGGGCTATGATGTGCATATATTTCAAGAGGGATGTTGCCAGAGACCTGCTATTTCAAGGGGTTTATTAGAACATGCCAAAACCGAGGGAAGGAAAACCCTTGAATCTTTAGAATCATATATGAAAGCAGGATTACCTATATTGGTGTGTGAACCCAGCTGCGCCAGCTCACTTAAAGATGATCTTGCAGACTTAATGGATGATGAAAATTGGTTATCATATAGTCATTTGATTTTTCTTTTGGAAGATTTTTTGATGATTGAGAAATCTAAAGGAAATTTAACAAAAGAAATAAAATTTAAGAGCGGTTCATACTTAATGCATGGACACTGTCACCAGAAATCAATTTTTACTACTGCCTCAATACATCAATTATTTAATCAACAATCTGATGTTGTTTTAAAAGAAATTAATTCCGGGTGTTGTGGAATGGCGGGTTCGTTTGGATACGAAAAAGAGCACTATGTTGTTTCCGAGAAAATTGGAAATCTTTCTTTGTTGCCAGAAATTAGGGAAGCAAATAAAAATGAATTTATTCTTGCTCAAGGATTTAGCTGCAGACATCAGATTGAACATTTCACGGGAAGAAAGCCCATTCATTGGGTGGAATCAGTGGATACAAATCATTAA